aaaaaaattaaacctttaCGCTGCATATATTAACACAACGTGACAAGTTATCACATCTTCATTGTTAGCTGATGTGTGACAGTACAAATTTATTACAGATAGAGAACAATAGTGTGATAAGATCcatctatttttctttctttctttcttttttcggTTGGAACACTTTCATTTactaaaaaggaataaaagaaaagagcacTCAACAGTTCAACTAACTTTcctgtttttaattatattcttaGGACAGTTAAGAGCCTAACCACATGCTCTTCTTCATGActatcaaatttttcttttctattaaaaatagttaatcaaattgaaaatatgGGTGCCATTTATGATTTGTGAAATTAGTGTTCACTTGTTAGTTTGTGACTTATGGATTAAATATTAATATGGGACGCAAGTAAATTACAtcgcatgtttttttttttgtacatggCTTTCTAAATTGCATCGCATGTTCACCCTGACTCCTAGTCCAACTCCTAAGTTCATAACACAATAAGAACATAGGTTTAGGCTTAGGTTCACGTTCACGTTCAGGTACATTTAATCAAGGGCGGACCCAAGTGAGAGAATATGGGGTTAGTTAACCCctcattaaattaaaaaaaaagttatatagtGTAAATTTACcaatttttaatacaatttattataatgaacccataaaaaataatttatttagtcTAAAACCCATAAatctatttgcttttgtttaattgtttttcaatattttattagtctatttctaaaagttatatttttgtatgttttaattaacagaaatatagaagaaaataaaatctttctttttctgaattatctctaatatttattgattttacATATTGTCATAtcacataaaaccaaaaataaaatataaaatccaaTATTTTCTAACTTTCTTTCTTCAACAAAGCAAAAACTTCTAATTTAATTAGGATAagtatatttaacaaaaaaaaaatatttctctcaAAAATTGATTCTTAAAGTTATATTTCGACCCCATTAAAAAAGGTTTCTAGATTCGCTGTTGCatttaatacatatattacaCTAGTACATGTCTagttattataaagaaaataactaaTTGCAAATGTAAactttgataatttttaaatattctcaAAACACTTTAAATGTAAGAGAGGATTATTGCATTGGTAAATTAGACGTGGCCGGTGAACATGCCATGCAATGAGAAATAAGTGTACGGTACATTTTACGATATTCatctctaaaatatataattccctttgttttatataagaaGCGTCATCTTACCATTTTccacacaaattttaaaaaaaacatataagtTATTCTGTTACATGTTACATacactaaaatttattttatttctaccTAATAAGCTATAGTAAAACTCAtatagtttttttcctttcttttaatGCGCAAGGTAAAATTTATTGCCCCTTTGGAAAATATAAAGAAGTACGTATAAGTAttacgaaaaacaaaaaaaaagaagaagtacgTATAAGTATTGATATCAATATTCATATGACATCGGTATCCATAAATAGTTGTTATTTATCTCTGAATTAAGACAATTCAAAACAGTAACAATTAAACTAGAGGCAGTACTCAATATCAGAAGCAAAATTCATCATAACAAGTGAACTCAACTCGAACTCGTCTCCATGATCCCACAAAGCGTTATTGCCATAATAGTGACTCGGATCATTAGTACTTGCCACTAAGACACCGGTTTGGTCCGGTTCGGGTTTTGGTTTATCCTCATACGAAGCTGATACGATGCCGTCGAAGTCCTTGGCTAAATTCTCGTAGAtattttcttgttgatgatgaagagaagaagttgtGGTGGCGGTGATGAACAATGACGGCGGGGAGTTTTCATCATCTCCGGTGGTTTTTACGGCGGATGAGTAATCTCCGACGAGTTTTTTGCTGAGATGAGTGTTCCAGTAATTCTTGACTTGGTTATCTGTTCTTCCCGGTACTCTTTTAGCTATTAAAGACCATCTGAATTTGGGGGAGAGTATCTTAAATATAGTATCTAAATGATATGATTGTGACATCTATCTGaatatgatttattataaatgaatgtatatttaatattttatatacaaaccTAGAGAgaggtataattttttttttcgaattgtGGAAAAcgtttctatatatgtaatgaATTTGATCTTGAAAAGCGACTATTTTCACCATATacacttaatatgaaaattatatttaaaaaatgaatatattttaagtttaaaagataTACTTGAAGAATGTATGGAGAAACACCTTTTAAAATTGAAGTAATCCACCGAAGGCACCAACACATATGAGAAagcaattatttttcttgtgctACTTATTTTATTGTTGACATTCgcaaataaaacatttaactaTTTTTCACTAAAAACTCTTTCAAATTAAAAGACATGGCATATAATATAGtattaattacataaaaatgTATGTACCTATTGCCGAGGAGCTTGTGGAGACGAATAATGaggtcttcttcttgttcagtGAAAGTGCCTTTCTTCACATTAGGGCTCAGATAATTCATCCATCTCAGTCTACAACTTTTCCCACACCTCTTCAGCCCTAACAATTCAttagaataaaacaaaacccaaaattaatcAAGTTGAGTGATATAGAAAAACTAGCTAGAGactaagatttatataaagaaaacacattgagagagagagagagatggtacCAGTTTTTCTGacgacactacaagaaaacaagccaaTAGCGACTACACTATTAGTCATTATTTAGTCGCTAAAAGGAGTGTTACGACCAAATTGCGACTAAAACCTGTAGTCGCTAACTGAGAGTCGCTAAAATTTATAGTCGTAATTTTAGTCGCCAAATGGCGACTACATTACGACAATCTTTTGTAGTCGTAAATCAGTCGTAAATCAGTCGTAATGTAGTCACTAAGTTAGTGACTAGTTTACGACTACATTAAGACTATTTGTATAGTCGTAAATTAGTCACTAAATGTAGTGACTACTTTACGACTACTTTAcgattatgtatttaaataatattacatataaatatttatatttatattataaatatttattttgatttatctttaa
The sequence above is drawn from the Camelina sativa cultivar DH55 chromosome 4, Cs, whole genome shotgun sequence genome and encodes:
- the LOC104783639 gene encoding trichome differentiation protein GL1-like, translating into MTNSVVAIGLFSCSVVRKTGLKRCGKSCRLRWMNYLSPNVKKGTFTEQEEDLIIRLHKLLGNRWSLIAKRVPGRTDNQVKNYWNTHLSKKLVGDYSSAVKTTGDDENSPPSLFITATTTSSLHHQQENIYENLAKDFDGIVSASYEDKPKPEPDQTGVLVASTNDPSHYYGNNALWDHGDEFELSSLVMMNFASDIEYCL